The following DNA comes from Winogradskyella sp. PG-2.
AATAAAATATGGGCTTTCAGAGCTAAAACCGATTCTAATATTTGTTTTACACTCGATGCCGGAGCAAATGTTCATGTTCTATATCCTGAAAATGAAAAGGAGACCACTCTCGAATTCATTAAAAATGAATTAGTTAACTATTGTCAGAATGGTCATTTTATTTGTGATCAAATTGGGTTAGGTGCAAACCAAATAGGATTTTAATCCTTATATTTGTTAAAGCAATGGCTTACAAATCATGAAGGGACCACTATTTTATTCTAAGATTCTTTTATTCGGTGAATACGGAATCATTAAAGATTCTAAAGGCTTATCTATTCCTTATAATTTTTATAATGGAGCATTAAAGGTAGATGAAAATCCTACTGAAGTTGCTAAAGATTCTAACGCTAGTCTAAAACGTTTCGTTGCTTACCTAAGTAAATTAGATAAAAATTTAGTAACCTTTGATATAGAAAACTTACAAAAGGATGTAGATGGTGGTATGTACTTCGATTCTTCAATTCCTCAAGGTTATGGAGTTGGAAGTAGTGGTGCATTAGTGGCTGCGATTTATGATAAATATGTTTCGGATAAGATTACAGTTTTAGAAAATTTAACGCGCGAGAAGCTATTAAAATTAAAGACTATTTTTTCTGAAATGGAATCTTTCTTTCACGGAAAGTCTTCTGGTTTAGATCCTTTGAATAGTTACTTAAGTCTTCCTATTTTAATAAACTCTAAAGATAATATTGAAGCTACTGGTATTCCGTCTCAAGAGACAGAAGGTAAAGGAGCTGTATTTTTATTAGATAGCGGTATTGTAGGAGAAACAGCACCTATGGTTAGTATTTTTATGGAAAACATGAAGAATGAAGGGTTCCGTAGTATGCTCAAAGACCAATTTATAAAACATACCGATGCTTGTGTAGATGATTTTTTAAGAGGAGATGTAAAGTCTTTATTTAAGAATACTAAACAATTATCTAAGGTGGTATTGAATAACTTTAAACCAATGATACCAAAGCAATTTCATGAACTTTGGAAAAAGGGTATCGAAACTAACGACTACTATTTAAAACTTTGTGGCTCAGGTGGTGGAGGTTATATTCTTGGGTTTACTGAAAATATTGATAGAGCTAAAGAAGCCTTAAAAGGTCAAAAATTAGAAGTAGTCTATAACTTCTAAAAGTTTCTGTTATTCTGTTTTAAATCAGAATCTCACCAAAATTTTGTTTTTATGTTATCAAGAAAGCAGAAGCATATTATTCTCAAATTTTTCAGCCTGTTTTCTGTAGTACGAGGCTACAATATATTGGTTGTAGTTATTGCACAATATTTAGCATCAATCTATATTTTCGCTCCAGATAAACCTATTAAGTCAGTACTTTTTGATATTAATTTATTAATGCTAGTCTTAGCATCTTCTGCAACAATCGCAGCAGGTTATATTATCAATAATTTCTATGACTCAGAAAAAGATTTAATTAATAAGCCGAGAAAGACAATGCTAGATCGTTTGGTAAGTCAAAACACGAAGCTGTCATTTTATTTTGTGCTTAATTTTTTGGCTGTTGTTTTTGTCAGTTATGTGTCTTTTAAAGCAGTTATCTTTTTTGCATTATACATTTTTGCTATCTGGTTTTACTCACATCGTTTAAAGAAGCAACCTATGACTGGTAATATGGTCTCTGCTATATTAACAGTGATTCCTTTTTTCGCAATTTTCATTTATTATAGAAATTTTGAATTAGTGGTTTTTGCACATGCGATATTTTTATTCTTATTAATATCCATGCGAGAATTAGCTAAAGATTTAGAGAATATAAAAGGGGATTTAGCTTTAAATTACAAGACTATTCCTGTCGTATATGGAGAAAAAACATCTAAATTAATGCTAACTATTGTAGCAGTTTTGACAATTATTTCTGCTATTATATTGATCTTGTTTTTCAAAATTGGACATATGTATTATTTCTTTTACCTCAGTGTAATGTTACTTATTATTTTTCTACTTATACTTTGGAAATCGAAAACTAAAACACACTATTTAATCCTTCATAATATTCTTAAGTTTATTATTGTAGCTGGTGTATTTTCTATTTTATTAATTGATGTATCTATTGTTTTAAATCGTATCTAAAAGATGAATACTAGTTTAAAAATTGGAATGGCTCAAATCGCACCAGTTTGGTTAGATAAAAGTGCCACATTAAAGAAGATTGAAAATTCTATAATGGAAGCTGCTAAAGAAAATTGTGAACTCATAGTTTTTGGCGAAGCCTTATTACCAGGTTATCCATTTTGGTTAGCATTAACAGGAGGAGCAGAATGGGATAAAAAAGTGAATAAAGAATTACATGCACATTATGTGAGTAATTCCATTTGTATAGAAAAAGGTGAACTAGATTCTGTTTGTCAATTAGCAAAGAAAAATGAAATCGCCATTTATTTAGGTGTTATGGAACGACCAACAGATAGAGGAGGTCATAGTATCTATGCGTCTTTGGTTTACATTAATGAAGAAGGTAAAGTACAATCTGTACATAGGAAACTTCAACCTACTTATGATGAACGTCTAACTTGGGCACCTGGTGATGGTAATGGTTTACAAGTACATTCGCTAAAAGCATTTACTCTTGGTGGATTGAACTGTTGGGAAAATTGGATGCCTTTACCAAGAACAGCTCTATATGGTCAAGGAGAGAATTTACATATTGCGGTATGGCCAGGAAGTAATCATAATACAAAAGATATTACAAGGTTTATAGCTAGAGAATCTCGATCTTATGTTGTTTCAGTATCGAGTCTTATGTCTAAAGCAGACTTTCCAAATGGAACACCTCATTTAGATACTATTCTTAAAGATGCGCCAGATACTTTAGCAAATGGTGGCAGTTGTATTGCTGGCCCAGATGGTGAATGGCTAATAGAACCTGTGTTGCATAAAGAAGGTTTAATTATTCAATCTATAGATTTTAATCGCGTGTTAGAAGAGCGTCAAAACTTTGATCCTGTTGGTCATTATTCTAGACCAGATGTTACAAAACTGATTGTCAATACCGAACGCCAAACTACAGTAGAACTGAAAAAGAACAACTAAATTTCTAGCGACGCTTAATTTTGAATAGACAAAAGAAAACAGAAATTCTTGTACACTGTGCACAAATAGTAGCAGGACTTCTAATTATTATTCCTTTTTTCAATGCGACTTCGTGGACAAGGTTTATTGCATTAGCAGGGTTTTTATTAGTCATGTATAATTTAATTTGGTTTGTAAGAAACTCAGAAGAAATTCTTTACGAAATCTTTCCTACAAAACATAAAAGAGAAAAAAACCCAAGTTTTAAACATAAGATTTGGCAACATATTTCTGTTGTTTTATTTATGGGAGGGTTATTTTTTCTAATTTTTCAAATGGATAATATTGAAAATATAATAGAAGAACCTAAGTTTTGGAAAAGCTTTGCTTTAGTTGGTTTTGTAACCGGAATACTAAGTTTGTTTTTAATAAGGCTAATTAGACCTTCGGTTTTTGATGAGAGTGGAAGGCGCTATGCTATAATATTTGGCTTCATTCTAGGGTTTATGTCTATTTCAGCTGCAAGTGCCAGTTATTTTAACTCTAAATATGCAACTTCTAACATTGTTAAATCTGAGTTTATCGTAGAGCGAAAAAGTTTTGGTGGTAATCGAACAACAGCGTATTGGATTTTTATTGACATAGACAATTCTACAAAACGTTTTGAATTGAAAAAAACCTGTGGGATCAGATACAAGAGGGAGACATAGTTTTACTAGAAATTAAAAAAGGATTTTTTGATTATGATTATGTTCATAAAATTAGACTTAAAACAATTGTTAAAAATCATTCAAGATCTAAAGTTAGTTTTGCCAAGCTAGAGTAATCAGTTTAAAGAAGAACTCTTTTACTAATTTTAGACCATAATAGGTTATGAGTTAAGGTTGAGGTATATTTGCGCAAAATTTAGGCACTATGAGCAGAAATAAAGAAAGCAGAGGAAAAGGGAAATCTTCAGTAAGCCAAAATAACAAAGCAAAACCACAAGGTTTTAAAAATCGTAATACTCCATTTAAAAAGAAACAAAAGCCACAGAAACCATCTAATCCAGATGAGATTCGTTTAAATAAATATGTCGCTAATTCTGGGATGTGCTCTCGACGAGAAGCAGATGAAAACATTGCTATAGGTTTAGTCTCGGTGAATGGGAAAGTGGTTACTGAAATGGGTTATAAAGTAAAACGCACTGACGAAGTTCGTTTTGATGGTCAACGTATCACTCCAGAAGCCAAAGCTTATGTTCTGTTAAATAAGCCAAAAGGTTTTGCTACAACAACAGCAGAAGGGAAAGGAAGAACAGTTATGGATTTGGTGTCTAATGCAACTAATGCTAATATTAAACCGATTGGACGTTTAGGTAGAAATTCCTTGGGCTTATTATTGTTTACTAATGATGATGTAGTTGTACAAAAATTTACGAATTCTAAAAATGGTGTTGCTCGATTATTTCAAATAGAGTTAGATAAAAACTTGAAATATGAAGACCTTAAAAAGATACAAGAAGGTTTTAAAGTAGAAGGTAAGCTGATTGCTGTTGAAGAGATAAGTTATATACAAGGCGAGTCTAAAAACCAGATTGGTATTAAAATTAAGAATACAGGAAATACCATTTTACGTACCATTTTTGATCATTTTAATTACGATATCGTAAAAATTGATTGTGTAGCAATTGGTCACTTAACCAAAAAAGATTTACCACGAGGACATTGGAAACATTTAACTGAGCAAGAAGTAAATACTTTAAAAATGCTTTAATCATGGCCTAATTCTTCAAATAAGTTTTATAAAAGATACACCAGTTTTTTTTAATTTTCTTGCAACAAGACCTGTTAAAGTGCATATAATTTCGGTATAATCCTGTTTTTCAGTAAATAATACTTATATTTCAGTCCCAAATTATCTAGACTTAACATGAAATTCCTGAAAAAAACCTTAGGGCTAATTGCCTGTTTTATTTGTTTGTATTCATACAGTCAAAAGCAAAATAGAGATTTTGACTTAGAACAAAGTCCTTTAACTTCCATAATAGATTTATTACCTGAGATATCAATTGACTCAACAGAAAGTGAAATTTCTACTCATGTAGAAGCAATGATAGAATGGATGACTGAAGAGCATTATAAATCTAGTTATGCTCCAATCTTAATTTATGCAGAAAAAGGATTGTCTTTAGCAGAAAGAAGTCCTAATATCGATCATATACATAATGCAAGAGCAGTTATAGGCAATACATTGATTCGCATTAAAGATACAATCAGAGCTAAAAAATTATTTTTAAAGTCACTATCGGAGGCAAAAAAGACAAATGATAGTTCTCTTATTTTAAAATCTAAAGGGAATCTTGCAAACATTTATTATTATACGGAAGGTTATAAAGATAAAACGATAAGCTTATATCTTGAAAGCATTGAAATAGCATTAAAATTAAAGGATACAACCAAGTTATTCGTGTTGCATCATAACTTATCAAGAGCTTTTAATGAAGCTAAAAAGCCAGAACGTAGTGCTTATCATATAGATCAGACAGAATTTTATCTTAAGCTTTTAAACAATCCGCCGCATTATAAAGCAAGTCACCTTCATAATAAAGGCAGAATGTTTCTTTTATTAAATAAACCTAATGATGCTATTAAAAATTTTCAACAAACAATAAACATTAGTGAGACTGCAGAATATGCTGATGCATTAATTGAAGGTTATACAGGTTATAAGGAGGCTCTTGAAATGAAAGAAGATTATAAAGGTGTCTATGAAATTAATAAAAAGTTAGAGGTATATAAAGAGAAAAATGAAGAGAACGAAGCTAAAAATATTATTGAATCTGTTAGTGCAAAATTGAAAGTTGAAAATTATAAAGATCAGATAAAATCCAAAGAGCTAGAAAAAGAACTATTAGAGCATCAGGCAGAAGCTAAGACACTTTTACTTTTTGTTGTTTTAGGTATTCTAATTTTTATCTCAATAATTTTTTTGCAAACTTATAAATCTAATTTGAAACGCAAGGGGTTAATAAAAAACTTAAAGGATAAAAATCTAAAGTATTTAGAAGCTAAAAAGCAAAGTGATGAACTTACTAAATCAAAGGCAAAATTTTTTGCAACTGTAAGTCATGAGTTAAGAACTCCACTTTATGGGGTTATTGGATTAAGTTCTATTTTATTAGAAAATAATGAGGTGAAAAAACACGAAAAAGATTTAAAATCCTTAAAGTTTTCTGCAAATTACTTATTAGCTTTAGTTAATGATTTGTTGCACATTAATAAAATCGAAAGTAACAGTTTCTCAGAAGAGGAATCTACTTTTAACTTAAAAGAACTAACGTCTACAATAGTGTCTTCATTTGAGTATGTTAGACTTCAACATCAAAATGAAATTAGTATAAACATTCACAAAGATATTCCATCTTTACTGCGTGGAAATTCTGTTAGATTATCTCAGATTTTAATGAATCTAATAGGTAATGCGTGCAAGTTTACTGAAAAAGGTAAAATCAAATTAGAAATTAATAGCAAAGAACAATTTGAACATATGGTCAAAATCCAATTTGTTATTAGGGATACTGGTCCAGGTATAGAAAAAGCTAAATTGAAACAGATCTTCGATGAGTTCACTCAAATAGACTCTATGTCAGGTAAGTATCAAGGTACAGGAT
Coding sequences within:
- a CDS encoding mevalonate kinase encodes the protein MKGPLFYSKILLFGEYGIIKDSKGLSIPYNFYNGALKVDENPTEVAKDSNASLKRFVAYLSKLDKNLVTFDIENLQKDVDGGMYFDSSIPQGYGVGSSGALVAAIYDKYVSDKITVLENLTREKLLKLKTIFSEMESFFHGKSSGLDPLNSYLSLPILINSKDNIEATGIPSQETEGKGAVFLLDSGIVGETAPMVSIFMENMKNEGFRSMLKDQFIKHTDACVDDFLRGDVKSLFKNTKQLSKVVLNNFKPMIPKQFHELWKKGIETNDYYLKLCGSGGGGYILGFTENIDRAKEALKGQKLEVVYNF
- a CDS encoding pseudouridine synthase, which translates into the protein MSRNKESRGKGKSSVSQNNKAKPQGFKNRNTPFKKKQKPQKPSNPDEIRLNKYVANSGMCSRREADENIAIGLVSVNGKVVTEMGYKVKRTDEVRFDGQRITPEAKAYVLLNKPKGFATTTAEGKGRTVMDLVSNATNANIKPIGRLGRNSLGLLLFTNDDVVVQKFTNSKNGVARLFQIELDKNLKYEDLKKIQEGFKVEGKLIAVEEISYIQGESKNQIGIKIKNTGNTILRTIFDHFNYDIVKIDCVAIGHLTKKDLPRGHWKHLTEQEVNTLKML
- a CDS encoding carbon-nitrogen hydrolase family protein, producing the protein MNTSLKIGMAQIAPVWLDKSATLKKIENSIMEAAKENCELIVFGEALLPGYPFWLALTGGAEWDKKVNKELHAHYVSNSICIEKGELDSVCQLAKKNEIAIYLGVMERPTDRGGHSIYASLVYINEEGKVQSVHRKLQPTYDERLTWAPGDGNGLQVHSLKAFTLGGLNCWENWMPLPRTALYGQGENLHIAVWPGSNHNTKDITRFIARESRSYVVSVSSLMSKADFPNGTPHLDTILKDAPDTLANGGSCIAGPDGEWLIEPVLHKEGLIIQSIDFNRVLEERQNFDPVGHYSRPDVTKLIVNTERQTTVELKKNN
- a CDS encoding geranylgeranylglycerol-phosphate geranylgeranyltransferase, with the protein product MLSRKQKHIILKFFSLFSVVRGYNILVVVIAQYLASIYIFAPDKPIKSVLFDINLLMLVLASSATIAAGYIINNFYDSEKDLINKPRKTMLDRLVSQNTKLSFYFVLNFLAVVFVSYVSFKAVIFFALYIFAIWFYSHRLKKQPMTGNMVSAILTVIPFFAIFIYYRNFELVVFAHAIFLFLLISMRELAKDLENIKGDLALNYKTIPVVYGEKTSKLMLTIVAVLTIISAIILILFFKIGHMYYFFYLSVMLLIIFLLILWKSKTKTHYLILHNILKFIIVAGVFSILLIDVSIVLNRI
- a CDS encoding ATP-binding protein, with protein sequence MKFLKKTLGLIACFICLYSYSQKQNRDFDLEQSPLTSIIDLLPEISIDSTESEISTHVEAMIEWMTEEHYKSSYAPILIYAEKGLSLAERSPNIDHIHNARAVIGNTLIRIKDTIRAKKLFLKSLSEAKKTNDSSLILKSKGNLANIYYYTEGYKDKTISLYLESIEIALKLKDTTKLFVLHHNLSRAFNEAKKPERSAYHIDQTEFYLKLLNNPPHYKASHLHNKGRMFLLLNKPNDAIKNFQQTINISETAEYADALIEGYTGYKEALEMKEDYKGVYEINKKLEVYKEKNEENEAKNIIESVSAKLKVENYKDQIKSKELEKELLEHQAEAKTLLLFVVLGILIFISIIFLQTYKSNLKRKGLIKNLKDKNLKYLEAKKQSDELTKSKAKFFATVSHELRTPLYGVIGLSSILLENNEVKKHEKDLKSLKFSANYLLALVNDLLHINKIESNSFSEEESTFNLKELTSTIVSSFEYVRLQHQNEISINIHKDIPSLLRGNSVRLSQILMNLIGNACKFTEKGKIKLEINSKEQFEHMVKIQFVIRDTGPGIEKAKLKQIFDEFTQIDSMSGKYQGTGLGLPIVKKLVEQAGGVISVESELGRGSKFSFDLDLTISNELDNDSPSPILNFKQLSKKRILIVEDNRINQTVTKRILENENVECMIAQNGEEAVKFVKENTFDLILMDINMPIKNGIEATKEIRTFNQAIPIIALTAVEIEEQKYKIFDSGMNDIVLKPYDIDKFKKTIILNLTAKYNDSYRKLG